Sequence from the Polyangiaceae bacterium genome:
AAGCACGGCCCGCTCGATTCGCGCGTTTGCGTAGCGAGTGCCGTTGAGGCTTCCAAGGTCAGTGACCTGAACGCCGCCTGGGGCGACCCGGACCTCCAGGTGGTAGCGGCTGACGGTGGGATCCGTCAGCGCGAGGTCGTTGTCCTGGGACGCGCCCACGGACAGGGGGCGTTCTCGTTCGAGCACGACCTGTGCTCCGACGTCGGGCCCCGCGCATACGTTCAGCGCCATCGCGTCGACGGCTGTCTCTGCGCCCCCCTGCAGGACGGTGACGGTGCGATCTTCAGCCACGTCGCTCCTCAATACCACCTTCGCAGGTCAGTTGGGCGGTCGTCCGCCACAACGCAGGCTCGCTCATACGCGGACGAGCCGCGATCTGCTAGCCTTTTTCTGGTCGCCGCGTGCCTCGTCCCCCCTCCACGGTCGGTCCGAACCGCATCGGTCCCTACGACCTGCTGCTACCGCTGGGCAGCGGCGGCATGGCGACGGTCTACCTCGCGCAAAAACAAGTTGTAGAGGGCGTGACTCGTGAGTTCGCCGTGAAGCTGATGCACGCACATCTGCGTGGCGATCCAGACTGGGCAGCGCACCTGCTTCACGAGGCCAAGATCGCTGCGCGGGTACGGCATCCGAACGTCGTCCAACTCGTCGACGTCGGCGACGACCCCTTGGGGATCTACTTGGTGCTGGACTATGTGGAGGGCGAGTCGCTTTCCGGGCTGAGCCGCCTTCTGCGCGCACAGCAACGCAGCTTGCCTCCTCGAATCTCCGGTCGTGTCTTGATCGATGCGCTTCTGGGTCTGCATGCGGCTCACGAGTTGCGCGACGAGTCGGGCGCCTCCTTGAACCTGGTTCACCGTGACTTCTCGCCGCAGAATGTCCTGGTCGGCACGGATGGAGTGAGTCGACTGACGGACTTCGGCATCGCCAAAGCCAGCGATGGGCAGCTCACCGCGACGGGAGTTCTCAAAGGCAAGCTCGCGTACATGTCCCCACAGCAGGCGCGGGGGCTTCGTGTCGATCGTCGCTGTGACGTGTGGGCCGCCGGCGTCATCGCATGGGAGCTAGTGGCAGGTCGTCGGCTCTACACCACGAAAAATGACTCGGAAGTGTTACTTGCGGTCGTCAGCAACACTCCACCGCCCCTCTCCGAAGTCGCACCGAATGTTCCCAAACTCCTGAGCGACGTCGTGGCCTCCGCACTTCAGCCCGAGCTATCCGCTCGCTGCCCAGATGCTCGAACCTTTCGCGAAGAGCTGATGACGGTCTGGCCGAGCTACCAAGGGTTGGCAGACCAAGCCGAGTTGGCCGATTTCGTGTCCAAAGCGATTGCAGGCCCTCTGGAGGAACGCCGCCAGCGTGCGATGCAGGCAAGGCGCAGCCGCAGCGCTCCGGAACCGGTAGCGCCTCCGGGAAGTGCGCAGGGCGTCACCCCATCGACGGACTCACTCGTCTTGGCCGCCGCGGAACCGACGAAAGAGACGAAGTTCGAGGCGGTCACCGGAACCCGCATGCAGCCTGCACGCGGCTATCGAGCCGGCGCTGCGGCGCTGGTCGTGATTGCGGCTCTGGGCGGCGCCTACGCTTGGGTGGCTGAGTCAGACGGGGCGCCAAACACGCTTCCGTCCGTCAGCGCCGGAGCAGTCCCCGCTCCGGCGCCAGTCGCGTCGGCGAGCCTCGTCGTGTCTTCGGACAAAGACCTTGCGGCAATTCGCGTCGGTCGCCGTGTCGTCAACGTGACCCCGCCCCGCAAACGAATGGAGGTTCCGTTGTTGGCGGCCGAGTCGGGGCGCGCGCTCGAAGTGGAAGCCACGAACGTGGCTGGAGAGACGCTCGCTCGGTCCATCGGCAAGGACGAGGGGAGTGTACGATTCAGCTTCCAAGTCGCGGCGTCGGATGCGGCTCTACCCACGCAGACGCCGAAGCCCAAGACCAATCCCAGGTCGCCGCAGCGACCCCGGCCCAAGCCCGCCCCCACGGACGTGCTCGCTCCGACGCCTTTTCGTTAGTACACAGAACACAGCACATGGGCGCGGTCGATGTCGCTGCTGGATGGTCGACGCGAAAGTCAGCCGAGGTCGCCTTAGGCCGCCCTAGGTCGGGACGTTGAGCGAGCCCAGCGCGTCTTTTGGCTCGCGCTGCTTCGGGTACCGGTGGGCAGCTTCCAGACCCGCGCGATGAAATCGGCGGCCCGATCAAACGTGGCACTAGCACCCGGAGCTCAGCGAGCACGTACCGTTGACGCACACCAGGCCCGAACGGCATTCGTCGCTGCCACTACATTGGGCGCCGAGCTGACGAAGCGCTGCACACCGACCGTTGGCGCCGCAATAGGCGCCTTCACTTCGCATGCAGACTGCGGGGCCATCCTCCGCGGATGGAACATCGCTACAAAAGTCGGCGTGCTCGCAAGTTGCGACACAGGCTTCTCCCAATGTCGCGGCTGTCACAACTGAATCGCCCCGAGATTCCCGGAGACTCCAAAAGTTGGGAGAATGGGAATCATGGGCAGAAGGAGCAAGTTCTCACCTGAGGTTCGCGAGCGCGCGGTGCGACTCGTCAGCGAGACGCAGCGAGAGCACGAGTCGGAGTGGGCAGCCATCGTTTCGGTCGCCGAGAAGATCGGATGCACGCCCGAGACGCTGCGCAAGTGGCTGCGGCAGATGCAGCGTGACGTAGGAGCGCGCCCGGGTCTGACGACATCAGAGCGCGAGCGCGTCAAGGAGTTGGAGCGCGAAGTGAAGGAGTTGCGGCGCGCCAACGAAATCCTCCGCAAGGCGTCGGCTTTTTTTGCACAGGCGGAGCTCGACCGCCGACCCAAGTCATGATCGACTTCATCGACGCTAACAAGGACGAGTACGGGGTCGAGCCGATGTGCAGAGTGCTGCCCATCGCCCCGTCTACCTACTACGAGCATGCCTTGCGCATGCGAGAGCCAGGGCGTCGTCCGGCTCGGCACAAGCGTGATGATGAGCTCAAGCCCCAGGTGCGCCGTGTGTACGAGGATAACCAGTCCGTGTACGGCGCCAACAAAGTCTGGCGTCAGCTCGGTCGCGAAAACGTCAGCGTAGCTCGCTGCACCGTGGAACGCTTGATGGCTGAAATGGGCCTGCGCGGTGCGGTTCGTGGTCGTGCGTACAAGGCGACGACCGTGGCCAACGAAAACCAAGCTCGCCCTGACGACTTGGTGGAGAGGCAGTTCGTAGCAACGCGTCCAAACCAGCTGTGGGTCGCCGACATCACGTACGTCGCAACCTGGACGGGTTTCGTCTACGTCGCGTTCGTCATCGATGTCTTCTCGCGCTTCATCGTTGGCTGGCGCGTCTCGACATCGCTACGCACCGACCTCGCTCTCGATGCCCTGGAGCAAGCACTGTGGGCTCGTCCTTCACACGAGGGCTGCGTGCACCACAGCGACCGCGGCTGCCAGTACCTATCAATTCGGTACACCGAGCGACTCGAACAAGCGGGCATCGAAGCATCCGTAGGCACGACGGGCGACTCGTATGACAACGCGCTCGCTGAGACCGTCATCGGCCTCTTCAAGACCGAGGTCA
This genomic interval carries:
- a CDS encoding serine/threonine-protein kinase: MPRPPSTVGPNRIGPYDLLLPLGSGGMATVYLAQKQVVEGVTREFAVKLMHAHLRGDPDWAAHLLHEAKIAARVRHPNVVQLVDVGDDPLGIYLVLDYVEGESLSGLSRLLRAQQRSLPPRISGRVLIDALLGLHAAHELRDESGASLNLVHRDFSPQNVLVGTDGVSRLTDFGIAKASDGQLTATGVLKGKLAYMSPQQARGLRVDRRCDVWAAGVIAWELVAGRRLYTTKNDSEVLLAVVSNTPPPLSEVAPNVPKLLSDVVASALQPELSARCPDARTFREELMTVWPSYQGLADQAELADFVSKAIAGPLEERRQRAMQARRSRSAPEPVAPPGSAQGVTPSTDSLVLAAAEPTKETKFEAVTGTRMQPARGYRAGAAALVVIAALGGAYAWVAESDGAPNTLPSVSAGAVPAPAPVASASLVVSSDKDLAAIRVGRRVVNVTPPRKRMEVPLLAAESGRALEVEATNVAGETLARSIGKDEGSVRFSFQVAASDAALPTQTPKPKTNPRSPQRPRPKPAPTDVLAPTPFR
- a CDS encoding IS3 family transposase (programmed frameshift), with amino-acid sequence MGRRSKFSPEVRERAVRLVSETQREHESEWAAIVSVAEKIGCTPETLRKWLRQMQRDVGARPGLTTSERERVKELEREVKELRRANEILRKASAFFGTGGARPPTQVMIDFIDANKDEYGVEPMCRVLPIAPSTYYEHALRMREPGRRPARHKRDDELKPQVRRVYEDNQSVYGANKVWRQLGRENVSVARCTVERLMAEMGLRGAVRGRAYKATTVANENQARPDDLVERQFVATRPNQLWVADITYVATWTGFVYVAFVIDVFSRFIVGWRVSTSLRTDLALDALEQALWARPSHEGCVHHSDRGCQYLSIRYTERLEQAGIEASVGTTGDSYDNALAETVIGLFKTEVIERRGPWTGREAVEHATLEWVDWFNNRRLLGPLGYVPP